A region of the Ischnura elegans chromosome 11, ioIscEleg1.1, whole genome shotgun sequence genome:
TGCCCGTACTTATCCGGCTTACTtgacataaattgcaaaaatggacaACGGGCTTTTGTGGGGAAAAGTTGTTCATCTAGTGTTACGTAGGGCCCTGGAATGTAGCATGCctgactattttcaatgaaattgctccACACCTCGGATATAAGCGCAAATTTGTCTGTAGCCAGTCTACTTGGCCTTGTTGATTTTATGTCAAATCtaagaaaacgcaaaatttcttgaaaacggtCTCTAGACATTGCGGCTTTGCATAAGGGCAAACCCCACTTCACTGACCATAATGATTTTATGGGAAGAGATTTGGCCCCGAGGACTCCTCTCAAatagaaaattcctaaaaaagcaTCTAGCTCCTCTAATGTCACAGACCAATTTTGATCTCCAAGCTTCATTCGAGCTTCTGTTtcggtacaattttttattatcctgagAATTTTTTCGTCTATAATCAGCCTCCAGGCGCTCGAGCAAGTTTCATTTATAAAGCGCTTGGCATGCGCTGTGGGTCCTGCCCTATCCACGAACACATTTTGTCTCGCAAGCCTCCCAGGAAGACCTTCATTTGGGGGCACTACTCTCCACTCACTACCATCTGCGGCATATAGAATAGTACCTATGCCattttctccctccgattctttaCCTCTTGGGAGACACATTTGCGAATCCGTGGTATCTAAAGCTGTCGTCATGACATAACCTCCACGACTCCCACGACTTTTTAGATGTCCTCGTAGGCTCGTTGCTCTCCGAACAGCTCCGATCCCTCGGCGGCCCCTACTTCCTCGAACCGCACGGCCCCTGCTTCCTtctaaaagcttccttttctctgaa
Encoded here:
- the LOC124168426 gene encoding uncharacterized protein LOC124168426, which codes for MVITFSHIICSHISTTYHSVFVSKASRRRALLEGGLVDSELHSLSVFLAMARKGLSHEELLAALQDISGNESGSDCGLGEDSDSSSDEEPFLLTNHSIPSSESDSDVPDTRLEDSSAPPQQDLRKNTIEHEKRKLLEGSRGRAVRGSRGRRGIGAVRRATSLRGHLKSRGSRGGYVMTTALDTTDSQMCLPRGKESEGENGIGTILYAADGSEWRVVPPNEGLPGRLARQNVFVDRAGPTAHAKRFINETCSSAWRLIIDEKILRIIKNCTETEARMKLGDQNWSVTLEELDAFLGIFYLRGVLGAKSLPIKSLWSVKWGLPLCKAAMSRDRFQEILRFLRFDIKSTRPSRLATDKFALISEVWSNFIENSQACYIPGPYVTLDEQLFPTKARCPFLQFMSKELTAANTLARQGPSQIEDDDNLCEASAKRKKCQSERLLHVWAVKVIDSLLRMHSS